From a single Brassica rapa cultivar Chiifu-401-42 chromosome A01, CAAS_Brap_v3.01, whole genome shotgun sequence genomic region:
- the LOC103851944 gene encoding uncharacterized protein LOC103851944, translating to MAAAKLVALLLLALVFTTTVFADAGEKPEVVDAAGSDGSSKIQLDQLNSKIRALETQIDEKTREVKGKDELVAEKEKLLKQKEDKIASLQTEVSSLQGSSDSAKELGKAQERVVELGKQVEVLRNFLEQKNKEKASKEARTKEAEKKLSEVNSSLGKLQKTNEEQKNKIGKLERAIKMAEEEMLRTKLEATSKAKALLEAHGSWLPPWLAVHWSSFQSYTETHWEAHGKPVVETVILKVTEAKAQADKWAEPHVETIKTKYIPAVKETVATHVQPHVRTLSIKAKEAYHASKSAVSPHIVTVQEIVDPYYQEAKKFSKPYVEQVATATKPHVDKIKVAVKPYTTKVVIVYTEFLESATTYHNQVQAHVEQKLKSHELTEAFATSEFVWFAASALLALPIFFAYRILVSLFCTKAKTPVKHPHHHGRRKTKKGHSHVEK from the exons ATGGCTGCCGCCAAGCTCGTGGCTTTGTTACTTCTCGCCTTGGTTTTCACCACCACTGTCTTCGCCGATGCCGGTGAGAAGCCGGAGGTTGTTGACGCGGCTGGATCCGACGGCTCTTCTAAGATCCAGCTGGATCAGCTTAACTCCAAGATCCGAGCTTTAG AAACCCAAATCGATGAGAAGACCCGTGAAGTTAAGGGCAAAGATGAGTTGGTAGCGGAGAAGGAGAAGCTTCTCAAACAGAAGGAAGACAAGATTGCTTCTTTGCAAACTGAAGTCTCATCACTACAA GGATCATCTGATTCTGCAAAAGAGTTGGGGAAGGCTCAAGAACGTGTTGTTGAATTAGGGAAGCAG GTAGAGGTACTCAGAAACTTCCTGGAGCAAAAAAACAAGGAGAAAGCTTCCAAAGAAGCTCGGACCAAGGAAGCTGAGAAAAAACTAAGTGAAGTAAACTCAAGCCTAGGAAAA CTTCAGAAGACAAATGAAGAGCAGAAGAACAAAATAGGCAAACTTGAACGTGCTATTAAGATGGCTGAG GAAGAAATGTTGAGAACAAAGCTTGAAGCAACCTCAAAGGCTAAGGCACTCCTGGAG GCTCATGGTTCGTGGCTTCCCCCTTGGCTTGCTGTTCACTGGAGTAGTTTCCAG AGTTATACCGAGACACACTGGGAGGCCCATGGGAAGCCTGTTGTGGAGACAGTCATTCTAAAG GTCACGGAAGCAAAAGCTCAAGCTGATAAGTGGGCTGAACCACATGTGGAAACCATTAAAACT AAATATATTCCAGCCGTGAAAGAAACTGTTGCGACGCATGTTCAGCCACACGTCCGAACACTATCCATCAAAGCCAAAGAGGCTTACCATGCATCCAAGAGTGCTGTTTCCCCTCACATTGTCACGGTTCAAGAAATTGTAGACCCTTATTATCAG GAGGCTAAAAAGTTTAGCAAGCCATATGTTGAGCAAGTGGCAACGGCTACGAAACCACATGTTGATAAAATCAAGGTTGCCGTGAAACCTTACACAACCAAGGTGGTCATTGTTTACACAGAGTTCCTTGAATCCGCCACGACTTATCATAATCAG GTCCAAGCCCATGTTGAACAAAAACTGAAGAGCCATGAGCTCACAGAGGCTTTTGCTACCAGTGAATTTGTTTGGTTTGCG GCCTCTGCGTTGTTGGCGTTACCTATCTTCTTTGCATACAGAATACTTGTTTCCCTCTTCTG CACAAAGGCAAAGACGCCTGTTAAGCACCCTCATCACCATGGTCGTCGTAAGACCAAAAAGGGTCACAGTCACGTTGAGAAGTGA
- the LOC103851967 gene encoding auxin-responsive protein SAUR72 yields MSSSDSAMEAKKSNKIREIVKLQQILKKWRKAAHASKQASSKIDDEENNNKLNRTGSGSASKGIKFLKRTLSFTDVTAVPKGYLAVSVGKEEKRYKIPMDYLSHQAFHALLREAEEEFGFQQAGVLKIPCEVAVFESILKIMEDNKADVYLTTQECRFNATTEEVISYRHPSDIPRTPSHQPHSPMCR; encoded by the coding sequence atgTCTTCTTCTGATTCCGCAATGGAAGCCAAGAAGTCAAACAAAATCAGAGAGATCGTAAAGCTCCAACAGATTCTCAAGAAATGGCGTAAAGCAGCTCATGCATCAAAACAAGCCAGCAGCAAGATCGACGATGAAGAAAACAACAATAAACTCAACAGAACAGGAAGTGGAAGTGCAAGTAAGGGCATCAAGTTTCTGAAGAGGACACTATCCTTCACTGATGTAACAGCTGTTCCTAAAGGCTACTTAGCTGTCTCGGTGGGGAAGGAGGAGAAGAGATACAAGATACCAATGGACTACCTTAGCCACCAAGCTTTCCACGCGCTGTTGCGTGAAGCAGAAGAAGAGTTTGGGTTTCAACAAGCTGGCGTGTTGAAGATTCCTTGTGAAGTTGCTGTGTTCGAGAGCATTTTGAAGATTATGGAGGACAACAAGGCTGATGTGTACCTTACTACACAGGAGTGTAGGTTCAATGCAACGACTGAGGAAGTGATAAGTTACCGTCATCCTTCGGATATCCCTAGGACTCCATCTCACCAACCTCACAGTCCAATGTGCAGATAa
- the LOC103851956 gene encoding uncharacterized protein LOC103851956, with translation MEWKEGYLDVILVPLGLMAYAAYHVYLWHKLRTQPLTTVIGTNARARRFWVASIIKDNEKKNILAVQTLRNCIMGSTLMATTSILLCAGLAAVISSTYAVKKPLSDPIYGAHGEFMVALKYVTILIFFLFSFFSHSLSIRFINQVNILINTPFPPEDLEEMMMMITPEEYVAELLERGFVLNTVGNRLFYAALPLMLWIFGPVLVFLCSVMMVPLLYNLDFFFFGKERSKIDRKSSFGSV, from the exons ATGGAGTGGAAAGAAGGTTACTTAGATGTGATCTTAGTGCCGCTAGGGCTAATGGCATATGCAGCTTACCATGTTTACTTATGGCACAAGTTACGTACACAGCCTCTCACCACCGTCATCGGCACTAACGCTAGAGCTCGCCGTTTTTGGGTCGCTTCCATCATCAAG GACAACGAAAAAAAGAACATATTGGCCGTTCAAACGCTAAGAAACTGTATAATGGGATCGACTTTAATGGCCACAACATCAATCCTCCTATGCGCGGGTCTAGCTGCGGTTATAAGCAGCACGTATGCGGTAAAGAAGCCTCTAAGCGACCCCATTTACGGAGCTCACGGGGAGTTCATGGTGGCTCTTAAGTATGTCACAatcctcatcttcttcctcttctctttcttttctcaCTCTCTCTCGATCCGATTCATCAACCAAGTCAATATCCTCATCAACACTCCCTTTCCTCCGGAGGATTTggaggagatgatgatgatgataacgcCGGAGGAGTACGTGGCGGAGTTGCTAGAGAGAGGGTTTGTTTTGAATACGGTGGGGAATCGGTTGTTCTATGCGGCGTTGCCTTTGATGCTTTGGATATTTGGACCGGTGCTTGTGTTCTTGTGTTCGGTCATGATGGTTCCTCTTCTTTATAATCTTGATTTTTTCTTCTTCGGCAAAGAAAGAAGCAAAATCGATAGAAAATCTAGTTTTGGATCCGTGTAG